In Juglans regia cultivar Chandler chromosome 5, Walnut 2.0, whole genome shotgun sequence, the following are encoded in one genomic region:
- the LOC109004039 gene encoding blue copper protein-like: protein MEQRICNPPCLLLFIHSCCFLLISFPASVQAYKNYTVGDSLGWYDTLEKPSVNYQKWAAGKNFSLGDFLIFNTDNNHSVIQTYNVTTYKLCDYEDAQEDDTIQWSDANPSSTSPHPVSVAVPLLKEGMTYFFSSDYDGEQCNNGQHLMINVTHGKGLPKSLENPAEESPGPISQNAGDDESVPDTIVPSNFNNPNEENADSEPSGSVSLSMHWKLKDRTLNGILALLVLVCLLS from the exons atggaacAGAGAATTTGCAACCCTCCCTGCCTTTTGCTCTTCATTCACTCTTGTTGTTTTCTTCTTATCTCTTTCCCGGCATCTGTCCAAGCTTACAAGAACTACACTGTGGGTGATTCTTTGGGTTGGTACGACACTCTTGAGAAACCCTCTGTCAATTACCAGAAATGGGCTGCCGGCAAGAATTTCAGCCTCGGAGATTTCCTCA TTTTCAACACGGACAATAATCATTCTGTTATCCAAACATATAACGTGACCACCTACAAACTTTGTGACTATGAGGATGCTCAAGAAGATGACACAATCCAATGGTCGGACGCGAATCCATCGTCCACCAGCCCACATCCGGTCTCGGTGGCAGTTCCACTACTCAAAGAAGGGATGACATATTTCTTTTCTAGTGATTATGATGGCGAGCAATGCAATAATGGCCAGCATTTGATGATTAATGTGACTCATGGAAAAGGGTTGCCAAAGAGTTTGGAAAACCCTGCTGAAGAATCCCCGGGACCGATAAGTCAAAATGCCGGTGATGATGAATCAGTGCCGGATACGATCGTTCCATCAAATTTCAATAACCCCAATGAAGAAAATGCTGATAGTGAACCATCTGGATCTGTTTCATTGTCAATGCATTGGAAGCTCAAAGACAGGACACTAAATGGGATTTTGGCTTTGTTAGTGCTGGTTTGTTTGTTATCATAA